GATCCATAGGAGGGAGCCATTCTCAAGAAGCTGCCAACACCGCTCTACTCTGCCCTGCCTCaagcccctccccttcctctggaAGGTCTTCATCAGCAGCACATGGCTGCCCAGAGCCTGGGATCAGGAAATTCCCAATTTACCATGTTTTCCCCTGTAAAACTCTGTTCTTGGGTGAATTTCTTGCACTCCATGAATTTGCTAGGAAAGGGCAGGCAGACAGAGGAAAAAGACAATATCTGTCCTCTGAAATATCACCAAAACCCCTAAGAGGGCTAtatgtgaggaaactgagactcggCCCAGGTAAGGAACTTGTCTACATCACACACACAGAAGAGGAACGGGTTCACATCCAGCTCTCACTGGCTTGTGGTCAGCTCTCCCACCGTCCAAGGGTGTTAAGGTTGGTGAAGTCTGCAGCAGAAGGTGGAGGATAAACATTGCCCCACCAGGGGAAGGCACATGACAACTTAGTCAGCCAACAATGAATGACCTTTTCTTGGGCACACCTGGCTTGCCCTTTCTCTCATCCAGAGTCCACAGGGACTGAGTTTTGCTCATCTAGTTTCGGTAGAAGGAACTGGGAAACTTTGAACTGCTTTTGAAAGGAGAGATTCCTCTTTTATCATCAATACTTGAACTTGTAAAAATTTTCAGCGTCTAAAGATCTTCAGGGCCAGGTAAATAGCTGGAATTGCTGTCCTACCTGCAAAGGCGGCGGAGGCTGCTAAAAATTCAAGGTCAGTGAGAATGCTCCATAGAAAATACTGGAGACCCACAGTGAAGTCCTACTCCCTcaggacctcagtttccccaactgTCTGACAAAATCTCCAGGGCTTCCAGTGGCCACTTTCTTTGGAAAGGTCTGATGACTTCCAGCCCCCACTCAGAGCCTGTGTTTGTTCCCGTAGTTTGAAGAGTCAAGTGCAGGTGTGGATGAGGAAAATTACCTCCCAGATTCTGGCCAAACAGCCTTACCAGCCCAAGGTCAggaatgtaattttttattttgggtggtgctggggactgaactcagggcctcacacatgctaggcaagtgcttttacctctgagtcacatcctcagcccacgaatgtcattttgtgtgtgtgtgtgtgtgtgtgtgtgtgtgagagagagacagagagagagagagagatttgattATAGTAGAAAAGGCCCATGTGgacaaatttggaaaattttatctATTATAATAATACTCACATATGTACAAGCCATGCTTATGGGCAGGACAGGTAAAAAGGGAGAGCCAATGACCAGAATGCCTCCTGTGTTTGTCCCTCTATGGCTCATTCTCAAAGTCAACTGTACTGAGAGTGGAGTGGAGTCAGACAAGAGTCCTGGCTCTCCCAAATGCTGATGCCACTACACAGATCCTCAGCCTCTGGCGATTATGTTCCCTCTTTGTGTGTCAATCTTGTTTAAAAGCGAGTGGGGTAGGGGGTGAGGAGATGAGGTAGGGATAGAACATCACTTGAGGAGGCATCAGCTGAATTCTGGACGGTCACAGAGGTGTTTCGGTTGTGTTTCAGCCCACATTAAAAGTGAGGGAAGGGCGCACAGGAGCGGAGCTGGTTCTTTTCATTCAATCTTTCTCTGTCCTCCAAAGTATCATGTGGCTTCCAGAAAGAAGCCAACTGAAGGAAGGGTCTCTCCCTCCTGTAACTCCTAGTCCACGTCATCCGGTGTCAGTGCCGGTGGCTGGCGCTAGTCGCGCAGGATCGCGTACTCCTTGGGCGCAGAGAGCAGACGCGGCCGGCGAATCTCGGGGCGTGGTCCGATTTCCGGGCTCCAACAGAACTCGGGCGATAGCACCTTGGCGGGTTTGTGCAGCCAGAAGTATTTGTTGAGGTGGCTCTCATCGTGCCAGAGCGCCTCGAGGCCGCGCTCGCGGTCCTGCTGCTGGGCGCGCGCGCAGTGAGCCGTCAACCCGCGCAGCGCGGCCACGCTACCCCCGAACAAGGCGGCGTGGTAGTAGAAGTCGCCCTCGCCCTGGGCCACTGCGGCGGCTGAGCGCGAGTCGCGCTCGAAGGGCAGCAGCCACCGCGGCCAGCGGTAGTGCCAGGCGTGCAACTGCGCTACTGACTCTGCCAGCGCCTCGGGCCCAAAGGCGCTGCTGAAGTGCTGGTCCACGTCCATGCAGAACACGAAGTCCGCCTCGCGCCCTAGACGCCCTCCTAGTGCCTCGTGCAGCGTGCGCATGCGTGCCATGGACACGTCCTGCCAGCGCCGCTCGCGCACCACGTACTGCACTCTCAGCTGACGGCCGGGTCCCAGCGCCAAGCGAGGCACAGCAGCGGGCCTCTCGGTGAACACGTAGTACACCACGCGCTGGCCCACCATGAAGTGCTCCTCCGCGGACTCCAGAAAGCGCGCCAGGTACTTCTCCAGATACCTGCAAAAAGTCAGCCTGGCTGTCTGCCCTTCCGCACTCGCCACCCCTGCCTGCATTCGTGCTTCCCAGTCTTGCCCACACCGGCTCCCCAACTCCAGATCCCCCAACCTTGGAGAGGCGGGTTAAAGATGGTGCAAGTTGTCTGCACCATCTTCTCTGAATATACTTGCCTCTGACCGCCCGGGTCCATAGGGTACCAGGGAAGCTATGCTGTGCTGGCCCTTGGAGGACTGACAGTGATCGCCTCTTTAGTGCTCTAGGCCTTCCATCAAGAGGTCCCAGAACTTGGTGCTGCCACGAATTGAGGAAACCCAGGCTAGTGACATAGAAAGGCTCCGGCTGGTCATCAGCCCTTGGTCTCCTCATGGAGACCCAGAcatttgagagcagtgaggagcCCTTCCGGCTGAGCCCTCTGAATTCCTGGCACACTAGATCATGCTGTAAGAATAATACATTGTTTTAAGTCATtgagtttgtagagtgcttgaaATACTGGAACCGTTGTTATTACCAGCTCTTAGGATACTagagttttaaaatgaaagtaataatgCCTGATATTTTGAACATCTATCACTGTAGCAGACATTTTGAAGTCaatgtgcattatctcatttaaagaGCTCTAATaagtcctagctacttgggaggctgaggcagaaggattggaaatttgaggccagcttcagcaacttggtgagacccttctcaaagtaaaataaaaagggatgggggatgTTGCCCAATGGCAGAGtgtcccttgggttcaatctacTGTACTATAAACAAAGCTCTAACAACTTAGAAAAGTATACTTGATTGGTAAGTGGTGGTAAGTAGTAcagccaggatttgaatccaaCTTGGCATTGAAGCTTGTATCTTTTCTTGCACTTGCTCTATTCTTGGTGGGACTGTGGGAAGAGGAATCAAGGATCTTGGAAACTTCAACATTCCAGGGTGCTAGACTTACAGGGTCTTGGAACTCCAGACCTCAGGATCCTGGAATTTCTGTTCCTTGAGACTCCATACCTGGAGGCCTGTCCATTGCCTGGCCTATCAGTTCTTTGATTGACCTCCTCTCCTGTGATTCTGTCCTCTATCCACATTTACTTATGCACTCCTGTGGCCACTCCCTCAGGTTGG
This sequence is a window from Marmota flaviventris isolate mMarFla1 chromosome 10, mMarFla1.hap1, whole genome shotgun sequence. Protein-coding genes within it:
- the A3galt2 gene encoding alpha-1,3-galactosyltransferase 2 isoform X1, which gives rise to MALKEGLRPRKRTVWRLILLALGLLGLLLLNWLPILRHLEVFIPMGVCPSATMLLMKDNFTGVLRPWARPEVPTCTSWGAPIIWDGTFDPDIAQQEARRQNLTIGLTVFAVGRYLEKYLARFLESAEEHFMVGQRVVYYVFTERPAAVPRLALGPGRQLRVQYVVRERRWQDVSMARMRTLHEALGGRLGREADFVFCMDVDQHFSSAFGPEALAESVAQLHAWHYRWPRWLLPFERDSRSAAAVAQGEGDFYYHAALFGGSVAALRGLTAHCARAQQQDRERGLEALWHDESHLNKYFWLHKPAKVLSPEFCWSPEIGPRPEIRRPRLLSAPKEYAILRD
- the A3galt2 gene encoding alpha-1,3-galactosyltransferase 2 isoform X2, encoding MGVCPSATMLLMKDNFTGVLRPWARPEVPTCTSWGAPIIWDGTFDPDIAQQEARRQNLTIGLTVFAVGRYLEKYLARFLESAEEHFMVGQRVVYYVFTERPAAVPRLALGPGRQLRVQYVVRERRWQDVSMARMRTLHEALGGRLGREADFVFCMDVDQHFSSAFGPEALAESVAQLHAWHYRWPRWLLPFERDSRSAAAVAQGEGDFYYHAALFGGSVAALRGLTAHCARAQQQDRERGLEALWHDESHLNKYFWLHKPAKVLSPEFCWSPEIGPRPEIRRPRLLSAPKEYAILRD